Proteins encoded in a region of the Homo sapiens chromosome 9, GRCh38.p14 Primary Assembly genome:
- the LRRC19 gene encoding leucine-rich repeat-containing protein 19 precursor, producing MKVTGITILFWPLSMILLSDKIQSSKREVQCNFTEKNYTLIPADIKKDVTILDLSYNQITLNGTDTRVLQTYFLLTELYLIENKVTILHNNGFGNLSSLEILNICRNSIYVIQQGAFLGLNKLKQLYLCQNKIEQLNADVFVPLRSLKLLNLQGNLISYLDVPPLFHLELITLYGNLWNCSCSLFNLQNWLNTSNVTLENENITMCSYPNSLQSYNIKTVPHKAECHSKFPSSVTEDLYIHFQPISNSIFNSSSNNLTRNSEHEPLGKSWAFLVGVVVTVLTTSLLIFIAIKCPIWYNILLSYNHHRLEEHEAETYEDGFTGNPSSLSQIPETNSEETTVIFEQLHSFVVDDDGFIEDKYIDIHELCEEN from the exons ATGAAAGTCACAGGCATCACAATCCTCTTTTGGCCCCTCTCCATGATATTATTATCAGACAAAATCCAGTCTTCTAAAAGA gaagTCCAATgtaattttactgaaaaaaattataccttGATTCCAGCAGATATCAAGAAAGATGTTACTATACTTGATCTCAGTTATAACCAAATTACTCTTAATGGTACAGACACAAGAGTTCTACAGACATACTTTTTACTCACAGAGCTCTATTTGATTGAGAACAAGGTTACTATCTTACATAATAACGGTTTTGGTAACCTCTCCAgtctagaaattttaaatatctgtagAAACTCCATCTATGTAATTCAACAGGGTGCATTTTTAGgcttaaataaactaaaacagTTATATCTCtgccaaaacaaaatagaacaactGAATGCTGATGTATTTGTGCCTCTAAGAAGCCTAAAACTTCTGAATCTGCAAGGCAATTTGATTAGCTATTTGGATGTACCACCACTATTTCATCTGGAATTAATAACTTTATATGGAAACCTATGGAACTGCTCTTGCAGTCTATTTAATTTGCAGAACTGGTTGAACACATCAAATGTGACATTAG AAAATGAGAACATCACCATGTGTAGCTACCCCAACAGCCTGCAGAGCTACAATATCAAAACAGTACCTCATAAGGCTGAATGCCACTCAAAATTTCCTTCATCAGTAACTGAAGatctttatattcattttcagCCCATCAGCAATTCAATATTTAATAGCTCTTCGAACAACTTAACAAGAAATTCAG AACATGAACCTCTTGGAAAAAGTTGGGCTTTTCTTGTTGGTGTTGTTGTCACTGTACTGACGACTTCActtctcatttttattgctatCAAATGCCCAATATGGTACAATATTCTGCTTAGTTATAATCATCATCGCCTGGAAGAGCATGAAGCAGAAACCTATGAAGATGGTTTTACTGGAAATCCAAGCTCTCTTTCACAGATACCAGAAACAAACTCTGAAGAAACTACAGTAATATTTGAACAATTACATTCATTTGTGGTAGATGATGATGGATTTATTGAAGACAAATATATAGATATCCATGaattatgtgaagaaaattaa